CATACCACTGAAAGTGGTCTTAATAAAAATGGCAATGGTGAGGTCTTTTCTGCTGATGGAAATATGCGAATATCTAAAACCTTCATTGATTTCTTAACAGGTGACCCAAGACTAGATGTTTATGCACAACCTGGGGCCGGTGGCCATAAAGGTTTACCGAATGGCTACAGCTCTTCAACCTTGAAAGAAGCCACTGGGGAAGCCAATTTGGACAACTACTCTCAACCAAATAGAGTATCAGGTACAGGTATCACCGGTGAAGATGATCCTATGTTCTTCCAAACATATGCAGAAGTTGAATTACTGCTTGCTGAAGCTGCTGAACGTGGCTGGGGCGATGGTGATGCTGCAGGTCATTACAATAAAGGTGTGACGGCAGCCATGAAATACTTAGCGCTCTATGGTGGTACTGAAATCACAGATGCAGCTATTACAACATACTTGACTGCAAATCCTTATAGTTCTGCCAATGGATTAGAAATGATTGGCAATCAGGTTTGGGCCGCCACATTCTTAAATGAATATGAAGGTTACGCAAACTGGAGAAGAACCGGATTCCCAACATTGACACCAGTCAATTATCCTGGAAATGTGACCAATGGTACCATTCCAAGAAGGATGATTTACGCTACGGGTGAAAAATCAAGGAATACTGCCAACTATGAAGCAGCAGTTGCTGCACAGGGAGCGGATAACCTAACGACTCGTGTATGGTGGGATAAATAGAAGGAACTTTAAAAAGCCTTTACTAAACTCACATCTCCACATATTTTAGTGAGTAAAAAATAAGGGAGGGCATATGCTCTCCCTTATTTTTTTATGAAAGGGTTCCAGCGTACATTATAGAATGATCTTTAGTACAATAATACGCCAGTCGACTTTTTATTTTTTAACTATGTCTACTCTATTTTCTCAAGAAGATAAACTATTTTCTCTTTTATTGCCAGACCGAACTGGAGTGCACTTTGAGAATACTATAGTAGATAAGAAAGAACACAATATTCTTATCTATGCCAATTATTATGGTGGCGCTGGGGTTGGTGTTGGTGATTTTAATAAGGATGGTTTAGTTGACCTTTATTTTGCCGGCAACCTCGTGTCGGACCAACTATATATCAACAAAGGAGCAATGAAGTTTGATAATATCACTCATAAAGCGGGAATCATTGATGATGGTAGTTGGTCTTCTGGTATAACAATTGCCGATGTGAATGGAGATGGATGGGATGACATTTATGTTAGCATAGAACTCTATGATAATGAGCCTGAAAAAAGACGAAACAAATTATATATCAATAATGGTGATTTAACTTTTACTGAAAAGGCGAAAAAGTATGGAATTGATAATCCTGAACGGACACGTCATTCTGTTTTTATGGATTATGATAATGACGGCCTATTGGATTTATATATTCTAAATCAACCGCCAAACCCGGGAAGTTACTCCGAACATTTCGGTACAAAACTACTCCGTCAAAAATATGCTTCTGTTCTTTATAAAAATGTGAATAATACCCATTTTATAGATGTTACTATAGAAGCCAAACTTCTCCAAACGGGATTTCCCAATGCGGTTACTGCCAGTGATCTCAATAATGATGGTTGGACCGATCTTTATGTTTCCCACGATTTCTATGCTCCAGATCAATTGTATATCAATAACAAAGATGGCAGTTTTTCTAATATTACAAATAAGGCATTAAGGCATATGTCATATTACAGTATGGGTGTGGATGCTGTTGATATTAATAATGATGGTTTTCTTGATCCGATGATCGTGGATATGGTAGCTGAAGATAACTTTAGGTTGAAATCCAACATGAGTGGTATGAATCCAAAAATATTCTGGGATGTGGTTAATAACGGTGGCCATTACCAATATATGTTCAATACTCTTCAATTAAATAATGGTGATTTGACTTTTAGTGAGATTGCACAGTTGACTGGTACTGCTTCTACAGATTGGAGTTGGTCCAACCTCATGGCCGATTTTGACAATGACGGTCAAAAGGATATTTATATTACTAATGGGTTGCTTCGGGATATCCGTAATACAGATGCATCCAAAGCTGTGGGTGAGTATATCACTAATTTTTCAAATGATTATGTAAATCAACATCCTAACCAGGGCGACATTGAACTATTTGATATACTTGATTTGGATAAAACATTATCCTTATTACCATCCCAAAAGATTGGTAACTATGCATACAAAAATAATGGAGACTTAAAATTTTCTAATGTTTCAAAATCTTGGGGATTGGATCATGAATCATTTTCAAACGGTTCTGCCTATGCGGACTTGGATAATGACGGAGATTTGGATTTAATCGTTAATAATATAAATGAAAAAGCATTTATATATGAAAATAACAGTGACCGACTTGAGAATCATTATGTGCGAATTAAGTTAAAGGATGATGGCGTTTTATTTGGAACAAAAGTTAAGATCGAAGCCAGCGGAAAAACGCAATTTGTCGAGACAACTAATGTTCGCGGTATGTATTCCACCAGTGAACAAGTGGTTCATTTTGGATTAGGAAAAACAAAAACGGTTGATCAAATAACAATCACATGGCCGGACAACAGTCTAACCATCCTTTCGAATATTAAAGGAGATCAAATACTTACCATTGATAAGAATAAATCAAATCGAATTGAAAAACCGGAAGATACCGTTTTATTAAATCCTATTTTTCGTGAAGTTGTCAATTTAGGAATTGATTTTCAACATATTGAAAATGAATTTGACGATTATAAAAAACAAATTCTTCTTCCCCATAAAATGTCTCAATTCGGTCCTGGGATGGCTGTTGGAGATGTGAATGGTGATGGGAAAGATGATGTTTATATTGGTGGTGCAATGGGAGAATCGGGAAAACTATTTTTGCAGTTTACAAATGGTAGTTTTAGAAGGTCAAACTCTAACCCATGGTCAAAGGATAAAGTGCATGAAGATATTGATGCGGCATTTTTTGATATAGATAATGACGGTGACAAAGATCTTTATGTGGTCAGCGGTGGTAATTCAAAACCTGGAATCTCAGCAATATATCAGGACCGTATTTATATAAATAACGGAAAAGGACATTTCACCAAATCATTCACTCATTTGCCTAGTATTGGTATTAGCGGATCCAAAGTGAGGGCCAGCGATTATAACGGTGATGGGGATATGGATGTATTTATCGGCGGCCGTCATTTACCTCATGAATATCCTCGTCCAACATCGAGTTTACTTCTTGAAAATAATAATGGTCAATTGGAAGATGTGACAAATCAAAAAGCAAACGGTTTAAATAATATTGGTATGGTCACAGATGCTATATGGATTGATTACGATTCAGACGGGGACGATGATCTTATTGTTGTGGGTGAATGGATGCCCATCACCGTATTCCAAAATCGAGATGGTATTTTGTTAAAACTAGATTCTCCTCCAGGATTTGAGAATTCCGATGGTTGGTGGTTCTCAATTGAAAAAGGCGATTTCGATAATGACGGAGATGATGATTTTATTGCTGGGAATCTCGGGTTGAACTATAAATACAAGACAACCGTTTCTGAACCTTTCGATGTTCATTATTATGATTTTGATGAAAATGGCAGTAAAGATGTGGTGTTGGGTTATTATAATTTTGGTGAAAAATATCCACTCCGAGGATTTTCATGTTCATCTAATCAAATCCCCCAGCTTAAAACCCAAATTGGTCAATATGACCTTTTTGCATCAATGAGTTTGAATGACGTTTATGGCACAATAAATTTAGAGCAAGCACTTCACTATGAAGCTTATACATTCGCCAGTTCCTATATTGAAAATTTAGGGAATGGTACATTTAAAATGCACGCCTTGCCAGTAGCGGCCCAGTTTTCAAATATTAATGATATTATTGTAGAAGACTTTAATCGTGACGGATTTCTGGATGCACTTATTGCAGGAAATTTATTTGTATCTGAAATTGAAACACCACGTAATGATGCAGGGAATGGATTGTTATTATTAGGAGACGGTACCGGTAAGTTCGACTCTATAAATGCAAAAGAGAGTGGTTTTTTTACACCGGGAGATGTGAAATCATTGGAATTGGCTTTAACCGGTAATAAAGCAATTATCATTGTGGGAAATAATAATGACCATCTTCAGATGTTTCATTTTAATAAATAATTGAGTATAATGAATTACAAAAGATTACTACGATTTAATATATTATTGGTATTCATATTATTTTCAGGATGTAGCGATAAAATGGAGATTACGGAAGATTTAATTGATATTTATCAGGTTGATACATCCTTTAAGCGTGTAGGATATTTGCCCCAATATCGTTTTTATTTAGCCGATAAAATTGAGTTTAAGAAGGTTAATTACCTCATGTTGGCATTTGGGAATTTTAATAAGGATGGTTCTTTTTCTTTTAACGGTAATGCAGACATTCAGTCAATCGTATCCAAAATCAAAGAATCAAATATAAAAATAATGTTATCCATCGGAGGGGGAGGTTTTTCTGATGAGAAAGAAAATATTTGGGTAGACCATCTTTCCGAAAAGAAAAGAACCGGTAGTATTAAAGCAATGATGGATTATATTGAAAAATACAATCTAGATGGAATTGATGTGGATTTGGAAGGGGCTCTCATCTCAAAACTGGGCTCCAACTACAATACCTTTGTAAGTGAATTAAAAGACCATCTTCATGCAAAAGGGAAAGCCATAACTGCAGCTTTACCATCAACACGATCACGAAATAATATTACACAGGAAACATTGGAATCATTTGATTTTATTAATGTGATGATCTACGATGAAACGGGACCATGGAATCCATCAAAACCGGGACAGCATTCTTCCTATAACCTCGCTGAAAGGTCATTGAATTTCTGGGTAAATACAAAAGGAATTCGCAAAGAAAAGATTATTCTAGGAATGCCCTTTTACGGACACAATTTTGACCCAAGTAACATTGAAAGTTTAACATTTAGTGATATAATTAAAGAGAAACCAGAGTACGCGTATTTAAACCAAAAGGACGAGATATATTATAATGGTATTCATATGGTCGCCCATAAGAGCCAATTGGCATTGAAAAAAGCAGGTGGTATTATGATCTGGGAATTGGGGCAGGATGATTTTTCTGCACTGTCTTTACTGAAATCAGTTGATCAATCCTTGGTAGCAGGAGATTGTGTAAATGATTCCGTTGGCACTTATTATCTGGATAATGATCAGGACGGGTTTGGTGATATATATAATCCATTCCAAGCGTGCAATCAGCCCTCCGGATATGAGATTAGCAGTTCAGATTGTAATGATTCTAATGCTGCCATTTATCCTGGCGCTACGGAAATAATTGACAATGCAGATAATGATTGTGATGGTGACATTGATGAATAAAATAATCTTGGGACAAGTGATGACTCGAAAAGTATTAAATATTTTTCTCTTATTTATTTGTTCCAGATTGTTGGCTGATCATCAGCCGGAATTCTCTACTGCTGGGTTTTTCCAATTAGATGATACTGGACGAGAGGTCTTTTCTATGAATGTGGCTTGGCGGTTTCACAAAGGGGAATCAGCCGGGGCAAGTAATTTGGATTTTAATGATAAGGACTGGCCGGTCATTTCTATTCCCCATGGTATAGAATATTTACCTACAGAAGCCAGTGGAAGTGTCAATTACCAGGGAGAAGTATGGTATCGAAAGCATTTTACCCCAGATATAAAATTGAAAGGAAAAAAGATATTTCTCCACTTTGAAGCGATTATGGGGAAATCCAGAATTTGGGTGAATGGCGAATTACTTAAGGAGAATTTCGGGGGTTTCCTTCCCATTGTTGTTGATGTCGGGGATTATCTGAATTGGGGAAGTGAAAATGTTATTGCGGTGTGGGCTGACAATGGTGATGATCCTCTTTACCCTCCGGGGAAGGCACAATCTGCATTGGACTTTGCGTATTTTGGTGGTATCTACCGTGACTGTTGGATGGTGACACATAATAAAGTTTATATCACAAATCCTAACTTCGAAGATGCAGTAGCAGGAGGAGGTTTATTGATTGCATATCCTCAAGTTTCCAACCAAAAATCGGAAATAATGCTACGTATTCATCTTCGAAATGAAGGTATAAAGAATTATGAAGGATCAATTCATTATGAATTATTGAGTGAAAGTGGCCAAAGTGTTTTGTCTGTGAATCAAGATATAAAACTACAAAAGCAAAATACAGGCACATTTGAAAAACATGTTTTAGTAGAAAACCCCCAATTATGGTCACCCGAATCGCCCAATCTCTACAAACTGAAGGTCATTATCAAAGATGTGAAAGGAAGAGTGGTAGATGGGTACTCTCGCCGCATAGGAATTAGAAGTTTTGAATTTAAAGGAAAAGATGGTTTTTGGCTGAATGGTAAACCTTATAAAAAACCGTTGATTGGTGCCAATCGTCATCAAGATTTCGCCCTTGTAGGAAACGCTGTTCCAAACAATACCCATTGGCGTGATGCTAAAAAACTTAGAGATGTAGGATTAAAAGTAATACGAAATGCACATTATCCGCAGGATCCGGCTTTCATGGATGCCTGTGATGAATTGGGATTGTTTGTTATTGTTAATACACCAGGATGGCAGTTTTGGAATGAAGCACCGATCTTTGAGAAGCGGGTGTACAATGATATCCGCAATATGGTTCGAAGAGATCGAAACCACCCTTCTGTATGGTTATGGGAACCAATTTTAAATGAAACTTGGTATCCGGATCATTTTGCTAAAAATGCCCGAAAAATTATTGATGAAGAATTTCCCTATCCCAATTCTTATGCTGCTTGTGATGCAGAGGCTAAAGGGAATGAATATTTTCAAATATTATTTGGTCATCCATCCATTGGTGAGGATCGTTGGGCCTTAAAACATTTGGACCCCCAAAAGACTTATTTTACCAGGGAATGGGGGGATAATGTTGATGACTGGAATTCACATAATTCACCTAGTAGGGTAAACATAGAGTGGGGTGAAACACCTATGCTAATTCAAGCCCAGCACTATGCCAAACCAAATTATAAATATACTAGTTATGATGGACTATTTCGTACAACTCCCCAGCATATTGGCGGATCTTTTTGGCATTCATT
The nucleotide sequence above comes from Candidatus Neomarinimicrobiota bacterium. Encoded proteins:
- a CDS encoding VCBS repeat-containing protein, which translates into the protein MSTLFSQEDKLFSLLLPDRTGVHFENTIVDKKEHNILIYANYYGGAGVGVGDFNKDGLVDLYFAGNLVSDQLYINKGAMKFDNITHKAGIIDDGSWSSGITIADVNGDGWDDIYVSIELYDNEPEKRRNKLYINNGDLTFTEKAKKYGIDNPERTRHSVFMDYDNDGLLDLYILNQPPNPGSYSEHFGTKLLRQKYASVLYKNVNNTHFIDVTIEAKLLQTGFPNAVTASDLNNDGWTDLYVSHDFYAPDQLYINNKDGSFSNITNKALRHMSYYSMGVDAVDINNDGFLDPMIVDMVAEDNFRLKSNMSGMNPKIFWDVVNNGGHYQYMFNTLQLNNGDLTFSEIAQLTGTASTDWSWSNLMADFDNDGQKDIYITNGLLRDIRNTDASKAVGEYITNFSNDYVNQHPNQGDIELFDILDLDKTLSLLPSQKIGNYAYKNNGDLKFSNVSKSWGLDHESFSNGSAYADLDNDGDLDLIVNNINEKAFIYENNSDRLENHYVRIKLKDDGVLFGTKVKIEASGKTQFVETTNVRGMYSTSEQVVHFGLGKTKTVDQITITWPDNSLTILSNIKGDQILTIDKNKSNRIEKPEDTVLLNPIFREVVNLGIDFQHIENEFDDYKKQILLPHKMSQFGPGMAVGDVNGDGKDDVYIGGAMGESGKLFLQFTNGSFRRSNSNPWSKDKVHEDIDAAFFDIDNDGDKDLYVVSGGNSKPGISAIYQDRIYINNGKGHFTKSFTHLPSIGISGSKVRASDYNGDGDMDVFIGGRHLPHEYPRPTSSLLLENNNGQLEDVTNQKANGLNNIGMVTDAIWIDYDSDGDDDLIVVGEWMPITVFQNRDGILLKLDSPPGFENSDGWWFSIEKGDFDNDGDDDFIAGNLGLNYKYKTTVSEPFDVHYYDFDENGSKDVVLGYYNFGEKYPLRGFSCSSNQIPQLKTQIGQYDLFASMSLNDVYGTINLEQALHYEAYTFASSYIENLGNGTFKMHALPVAAQFSNINDIIVEDFNRDGFLDALIAGNLFVSEIETPRNDAGNGLLLLGDGTGKFDSINAKESGFFTPGDVKSLELALTGNKAIIIVGNNNDHLQMFHFNK